The Apium graveolens cultivar Ventura unplaced genomic scaffold, ASM990537v1 ctg9010, whole genome shotgun sequence genome has a window encoding:
- the LOC141705539 gene encoding protein FAR1-RELATED SEQUENCE 5-like has translation MALLRQLKEKSFGNFFYRVDLDEENRVRCLIWVDHRSLNAYTNFGDVVSFDSTYRTNRYCMPFIPITGVNHHYQNILFGFALMQDETEISYKWVLKTWLEAVGNRPPLTIITDQDIALGNGDFNDCLYKSLSPTEFVGKWEVLVDKYGLEDHVWLNDMYAIKDKWIRAYTKQHFSAGMTTTSRSESMNSFFDEYVKASTGLKEFIENSQKALETQILNEVKADYETEYKERRLIFNSPLENHASSIYTKEMFRQFQNELRKSTSYVVNSCKDGSNYMWRLYLVEKYNVPDNLRRRYRVMVSLEGNIDCECKKFEHSGMLCKHILRYIDKKQKTMIPTIFIKSRWTASANKIDGFSPYNPPVLVDVGDSTTARYNALCKSFQGLGALGSCSKPRYNYVMDLIEKEKC, from the exons ATGGCATTGCTACGACAATTGAAAGAAAAAAGTTTTGGAAACTTTTTCTACCGAGTTGATTTGGATGAAGAAAATAGAGTTAGATGTTTGATTTGGGTTGATCATCGATCATTGAACGCATACACGAATTTTGGAGATGTTGTTTCATTTGACTCCACATATAGGACCAATAGGTATTGTATGCCGTTTATACCAATAACCGGGGTCAATCACCATTACCAAAATATCTTGTTCGGGTTTGCACTCATGCAGGATGAGACGGAGATTTCATATAAATGGGTTTTGAAGACATGGTTGGAAGCCGTCGGAAACAGACCTCCCCTCACTATTATTACGGATCAAGATATAGCATTGGGAAATG GGGATTTTAATGATTGTTTGTACAAGTCGTTGTCACCCACGGAATTTGTTGGTAAGTGGGAGGTTTTGGTTGATAAGTATGGACTCGAGGATCATGTTTGGCTAAACGATATGTATGCCATAAAAGATAAATGGATTCGTGCTTACACAAAACAACATTTCTCCGCCGGTATGACCACCACCTCAAGAAGCGAGTCCATGAATTCATTTTTTGACGAGTATGTGAAAGCTTCAACCGGGTtgaaagaattcattgagaattCACAAAAGGCTTTGGAAACACAAATTCTTAATGAGGTTAAAGCCGACTACGAGACCGAGTATAAGGAAAGGAGATTGATATTTAATTCCCCCTTAGAAAATCATGCTTCTTCTATTTACACAAAAGAAATGTTTAGGCAATTTCAAAATGAGCTTAGAAAAAGCACATCTTATGTGGTAAATAGTTGCAAAGATGGTTCCAATTACATGTGGAGGTTGTATTTAGTTGAGAAGTATAATGTGCCGGATAATCTTAGAAGAAGGTATCGGGTAATGGTTTCTTTGGAAGGAAATATTGATTGTGAATGTAAAAAATTTGAACATTCCGGGATGCTTTGCAAACATATCCTACGCTATATTGACAAGAAACAAAAAACTATGATACCAACAATTTTTATCAAATCAAGATGGACGGCGAGCGCAAATAAAATTGATGGTTTTTCGCCTTATAATCCTCCCGTTCTTGTTGATGTTGGTGATTCAACAACGGCAAGGTATAATGCTTTGTGTAAATCTTTTCAAGGTTTGGGTGCTCTTGGAAGTTGTTCAAAACCACGATACAATTACGTCATGGATTTGATTGAGAAAGAAAAATGTTAA